The Saprospiraceae bacterium genome includes a window with the following:
- a CDS encoding tail fiber domain-containing protein: protein MKYLNFLLLLLLVNGLFAQNVGVNTDSPEASLDIDGDLALRVAALTLVGGPNHDVDVTTIKKTIYKITGPIVTFDITGLTGGVDGRILTLMNDSGYEMVIKHEDAGSLVTNQIITGTLGEIIVPAQSLITFVYDPVLTKWRVTSVSSSSPGDGVWQINGNAGTNSGHFIGTTDAQPLRFRVDDEHAGAISLNASVSLGLHALENNTSGTSNSAFGEYSLFSNTTGFGNTALGYLSLANNTSGNENIGVGNQALYNNTTGFNNIALGTSALYLNTEGYNNIATGYNALLSNTTGHSNIATGYNALYDNTTGIYNTATGISALENNTTGYHNVACGPFSLYSNTTGNDNVAIGVYTLTTNTTGVDNTATGNSALRFNTIGSANVATGNYSLYSNTVGNYNVAAGYESLYSNTSGSHNTASGWKTLYSNTSGNWNTAVGRSALFANTTGNYNCAIGYQALVSNTTGTGNIANGSGALYSNTTGWHNIALGSSALGSNTNGSDNFAAGDQTLYSNTTGQRNIAAGHQALYSNTLGSNNIALGFRSLYSNTTGNSNTAISYESMMNNTTGNNNVAQGSEALKFNTLGSFNIAIGKSVLQNNTTGIYNVGVGTNALILNTTGSFSSCFGYNAYPVTNDSIANYTGIGFGVGTVNSTSNMVEIGNASVSVIRGQVNFTTYSDRRIKKNIQENVPGLEFINKLKPVTYYLDLHQQNAMMYGTEKPDTLDWEGKYDLEKVLMTGFIAQDVEEAAREVNYDFNGVSKPKSENDLYGVQYASFVVPLVKAVQEQQDMIKILQQQNEALKNQNEELKTNNHIIDARLEKIELLLSTISSNK from the coding sequence AGATGGCCGGATCTTAACCCTGATGAATGATTCCGGTTATGAAATGGTAATCAAACATGAAGATGCCGGAAGTTTGGTGACCAACCAGATCATCACAGGTACATTAGGTGAAATTATCGTTCCGGCGCAATCATTAATTACTTTTGTTTACGACCCAGTGTTGACCAAATGGCGGGTGACTTCAGTAAGTTCTTCTTCTCCCGGTGACGGAGTATGGCAAATCAATGGAAATGCCGGGACTAATTCCGGCCATTTTATTGGTACTACTGACGCCCAACCGCTTCGGTTCAGGGTTGATGACGAACATGCAGGAGCCATTAGTTTGAATGCATCTGTTTCTCTGGGCTTACACGCTTTGGAAAATAATACATCCGGCACGAGCAACTCTGCTTTTGGGGAATATTCACTTTTTTCAAACACCACAGGATTTGGCAATACAGCGTTGGGATATCTCAGCCTTGCCAATAATACGTCCGGTAATGAAAATATTGGTGTTGGGAATCAGGCTTTATATAATAATACCACAGGTTTTAATAATATTGCTTTAGGTACATCTGCACTGTATTTGAATACCGAAGGTTACAATAACATTGCAACCGGTTACAATGCACTTCTTTCTAATACAACCGGGCACTCAAATATTGCAACCGGATATAATGCGCTGTACGATAATACAACAGGAATATATAATACTGCCACAGGCATATCTGCTTTAGAAAATAATACAACGGGATACCATAATGTTGCTTGCGGTCCTTTTTCCCTTTATTCAAATACAACGGGAAATGACAATGTTGCTATTGGAGTATATACACTTACAACTAATACTACAGGTGTTGATAATACCGCAACCGGAAATTCGGCACTCAGATTTAATACAATAGGGAGTGCCAACGTTGCAACCGGAAATTATTCACTTTATTCAAATACAGTTGGGAATTATAACGTGGCTGCCGGATATGAATCACTTTATTCAAATACTTCAGGTTCCCATAACACAGCAAGTGGTTGGAAGACCCTTTATAGCAATACTTCAGGAAATTGGAATACAGCTGTCGGAAGGTCAGCACTTTTCGCAAACACAACGGGTAATTATAATTGTGCCATTGGTTATCAGGCACTGGTTTCGAATACGACGGGTACTGGCAATATTGCAAATGGTAGCGGAGCACTTTATTCCAATACAACAGGATGGCATAATATTGCTTTAGGGAGTTCCGCACTTGGTTCTAATACAAATGGTTCAGACAATTTCGCTGCAGGAGATCAAACACTTTATTCCAATACAACCGGGCAAAGAAACATTGCTGCCGGACATCAAGCACTTTATTCCAATACGCTCGGGAGTAACAATATTGCCCTTGGGTTTAGGTCACTTTATTCCAATACAACCGGGAATTCCAATACAGCAATTAGCTATGAGTCAATGATGAATAATACAACCGGCAACAATAATGTTGCCCAAGGTTCAGAAGCATTAAAATTCAATACCTTAGGAAGTTTTAACATTGCAATAGGCAAAAGTGTATTGCAAAACAACACGACAGGTATTTACAACGTAGGTGTTGGAACCAATGCATTAATATTAAACACCACTGGTTCCTTTAGTAGTTGTTTTGGCTATAATGCTTATCCTGTTACAAATGACTCCATTGCAAATTATACAGGAATCGGTTTTGGTGTAGGCACTGTAAACAGCACATCAAATATGGTAGAAATAGGAAATGCAAGTGTAAGTGTCATCAGGGGTCAGGTAAATTTTACGACCTACAGTGATCGCCGGATCAAAAAAAACATACAGGAGAATGTTCCGGGACTGGAATTTATAAATAAGTTGAAGCCGGTCACCTACTACCTGGATTTACATCAACAAAATGCCATGATGTACGGCACTGAAAAACCCGACACTTTGGATTGGGAAGGTAAATATGATCTGGAGAAAGTATTGATGACAGGATTTATTGCTCAGGATGTGGAGGAGGCTGCCAGGGAAGTTAATTATGATTTTAACGGTGTATCCAAGCCGAAAAGTGAAAACGATTTATACGGTGTACAGTATGCAAGTTTTGTAGTTCCGTTGGTCAAAGCGGTGCAGGAACAACAGGACATGATTAAAATTTTGCAGCAACAAAACGAAGCTTTAAAAAACCAAAATGAGGAATTGAAGACAAACAATCATATTATAGATGCCCGGCTTGAAAAGATAGAGCTATTGTTGTCAACTATTTCTTCGAATAAATAA
- a CDS encoding tail fiber domain-containing protein → MKYFYILLLFSSTTLCAQNVGVNTTVPMSTLDVDGDLALRITALVCINGDNHDVDLSTIKKSIYKISGPVGAFSLTGLSGGVDGRLITLINDSGFEMGIKNQDAGSIPVNRIITGTSNEIIVPSQSVITLVYDLVLTHWRVMSVSSTASGDGAWQINGNAGTNSGHFIGTTNAQPLRFKVGDEHAGAISLNASVSLGVHSLENNTSGTLNSAFGEYSLFSNTTGFGNTAVGNVSLANNTSGIENVGVGNQALFNNTIGFNNTAVGSSALYQNTEGNNNIAIGYNALVSNTTGSSNIATGYNALSDNSSGEFNIATGVSSLKNNTTGSYNFAYGPYSLYSNTTGIINIAIGHESLYSNTTGSYNISNGHQSLYSNTTGNSNIASGFLALYANTIGEGNIAAGTSALSSNTTGNYNIAFGSYALDDNLTGSENLALGLYCLSKNTTGSNNFASGSQSLFNNTTGSHNIASGLAALFANTIGEHNIALGEVSLTNNVTGSSNIAIGTKALYSNTIGENNIATGKEALYNNTSADGNIAFGTQSLYSNTTGQNNIATGFRSLYSNTTGIDNIASGYQSLYTNTTGNSNIAIGILALKENTTGNNNVAVGQEVLYNNTTGFNNIGVGPLALRANTTGNLNIGIGSLALYNNTTGSNNIGYGTNALYSNTTGTENIATGIQALYNNTIGTSNIAAGNLALYNNTSGNQNVACGVQTLYENTTGSSNAAFGSFALRDNTTGIFNNAMGGSALITNTTGSFNVAIGGISLLDNTTGSYNTATGWNTLANNITGDGNVAFGNAALVLNTTGDYNIAAGWEPLGDNTTGNFNIAIGYESLSRNFTASSNIGMGYKTLYYNAIGTENVAVGTQSLLNNLGNYNVGIGANALTNNTTGNYNTCLGYNAYPIGAILDNYSGIGFNVGTGASGSNMVEIGNTSVGTIRGQVNFSTYSDRRIKKSIQQNVPGLEFINKLKPVTYYLDIHQQIVMMYGNEKPDTLDWEGKYDLEKVLMSGFIAQDVEEAANEVGYNFNGVSKPKNENDLYSVQYASFVVPLVKAVQEQQVIIEHLQKQNEELKAKNEGLEARLLKIEQLLSVITVNK, encoded by the coding sequence ATGAAATATTTTTATATCCTTTTATTATTTTCTTCGACAACGCTGTGCGCCCAAAATGTTGGTGTCAATACAACGGTTCCTATGTCAACATTGGATGTAGATGGTGATTTGGCCTTGCGTATTACAGCACTGGTCTGTATAAATGGAGATAATCATGATGTGGATCTATCAACGATTAAAAAGTCAATCTATAAAATATCAGGCCCTGTAGGAGCTTTTTCTCTCACAGGACTATCCGGAGGTGTCGATGGACGGTTAATAACGTTGATAAATGATTCTGGTTTTGAAATGGGAATCAAAAATCAGGATGCCGGTAGTATACCGGTAAACCGGATCATAACCGGTACATCCAATGAAATCATTGTTCCGTCACAATCTGTAATCACCTTGGTTTATGACCTCGTTTTGACCCATTGGCGGGTGATGTCTGTAAGTTCAACTGCTAGTGGCGACGGAGCATGGCAAATCAATGGAAATGCCGGGACTAATTCCGGCCATTTTATTGGTACTACGAATGCCCAACCGCTTCGGTTCAAAGTTGGTGACGAACACGCAGGAGCCATCAGTTTGAATGCTTCTGTTTCTTTGGGCGTGCATTCATTGGAAAATAATACATCAGGAACTCTGAATTCTGCTTTCGGGGAATATTCGCTTTTTTCAAACACCACCGGATTTGGCAACACGGCGGTGGGAAATGTTAGCCTTGCCAATAATACTTCAGGCATTGAAAATGTGGGCGTTGGAAATCAGGCATTGTTTAATAATACCATAGGATTTAATAATACCGCTGTTGGATCTTCAGCGTTGTATCAAAATACCGAAGGTAATAATAATATTGCAATAGGTTACAATGCCTTAGTTTCAAATACAACAGGGTCTTCCAATATTGCGACAGGATACAATGCATTGTCCGATAATTCTTCCGGAGAATTTAATATTGCCACAGGTGTATCATCATTAAAAAATAATACTACCGGTTCTTATAATTTTGCTTACGGACCTTATTCCCTTTATTCCAATACAACGGGTATTATTAACATAGCAATTGGGCATGAGTCACTTTACAGCAATACAACGGGAAGTTATAATATATCAAATGGACACCAATCTCTTTATTCCAATACAACAGGAAATAGTAATATTGCCAGTGGATTCCTGGCTCTTTATGCCAACACAATCGGAGAAGGTAATATTGCTGCCGGAACTTCAGCCCTTTCATCCAATACGACAGGTAACTATAATATAGCTTTTGGAAGTTACGCATTGGATGATAATCTGACAGGTTCAGAAAATCTTGCACTAGGGCTGTATTGCCTTTCCAAAAATACAACAGGATCAAACAACTTTGCATCCGGATCTCAGTCTCTTTTTAATAATACCACCGGTTCTCATAATATTGCATCAGGACTTGCTGCCCTTTTTGCAAATACTATCGGTGAACATAATATTGCCTTGGGAGAGGTTTCCTTAACGAATAATGTAACAGGAAGTTCAAATATTGCAATCGGAACAAAGGCACTTTATTCCAACACTATCGGTGAAAACAATATAGCAACGGGTAAGGAAGCATTATATAACAATACCTCAGCAGACGGAAATATTGCGTTTGGGACTCAATCACTTTATTCAAATACAACAGGCCAAAATAATATAGCCACCGGGTTTCGTTCTTTATACTCAAATACAACCGGAATTGATAATATAGCAAGTGGATATCAGTCTCTTTACACAAATACAACCGGAAACTCGAACATTGCAATCGGAATTTTAGCTTTGAAGGAGAATACTACAGGAAATAATAATGTAGCTGTTGGCCAGGAAGTTTTGTATAATAATACTACCGGATTCAATAACATCGGCGTCGGGCCTCTTGCACTACGTGCCAATACCACAGGAAATTTAAACATTGGAATCGGATCATTAGCACTTTACAACAATACAACAGGAAGTAATAATATTGGCTATGGAACCAATGCATTGTATTCGAATACAACAGGCACCGAAAATATTGCAACAGGAATACAAGCACTTTATAATAATACAATAGGAACAAGTAATATTGCTGCAGGAAATCTCGCTCTCTATAATAATACATCAGGAAATCAAAATGTTGCTTGTGGAGTACAGACTCTTTATGAGAATACTACAGGAAGTAGTAATGCAGCATTCGGATCCTTTGCGCTGAGAGATAATACAACAGGGATATTTAACAATGCCATGGGTGGTTCTGCACTTATCACGAATACTACCGGAAGTTTCAATGTGGCTATCGGTGGAATTTCTCTTTTGGATAATACAACAGGTAGTTATAATACTGCAACAGGCTGGAATACCTTAGCAAATAATATAACAGGTGATGGCAATGTAGCTTTTGGAAATGCCGCTTTGGTCCTGAATACAACTGGTGATTACAATATTGCTGCCGGTTGGGAACCATTGGGAGATAATACGACAGGAAATTTTAATATAGCTATTGGATATGAAAGTTTATCAAGAAATTTTACCGCTTCCAGTAATATAGGCATGGGATATAAGACTTTGTATTATAATGCAATTGGTACTGAAAATGTGGCTGTTGGCACTCAATCATTGCTTAATAATTTGGGTAACTATAATGTGGGAATTGGTGCTAATGCATTGACTAATAACACTACCGGAAATTATAATACTTGTTTGGGATACAACGCTTATCCGATCGGTGCAATATTGGATAATTACTCAGGTATTGGATTTAACGTCGGCACCGGAGCCAGCGGTTCCAATATGGTGGAAATTGGAAACACCAGTGTAGGAACAATCAGGGGACAGGTAAACTTTTCCACATATAGCGATCGTCGCATCAAAAAAAGTATTCAACAAAACGTCCCGGGATTGGAATTTATCAACAAGCTCAAACCTGTTACTTATTATCTGGATATACATCAACAAATTGTCATGATGTACGGAAATGAAAAACCTGATACATTGGATTGGGAAGGTAAATACGATCTGGAAAAAGTATTGATGTCGGGTTTTATAGCACAGGATGTGGAAGAAGCTGCCAACGAAGTAGGTTATAATTTTAATGGCGTTTCAAAGCCTAAAAATGAAAATGATTTATACAGTGTACAATATGCAAGTTTTGTAGTTCCATTGGTCAAAGCAGTGCAGGAGCAACAAGTAATTATTGAACATCTGCAAAAGCAAAATGAAGAACTTAAAGCAAAAAATGAAGGTCTTGAAGCCAGGCTTTTAAAAATAGAACAACTCTTATCCGTAATTACAGTAAACAAATAG
- a CDS encoding T9SS type A sorting domain-containing protein — MKIFFYLFLMLAIQKGYGQSSILSSGGNASGPGGTVSYSIGQVVYSTASGTGGSLQQGVQQAFDISTSTGDEFASISLLVKVYPNPTTSHVYLKIEDNGESIIQDLIYQLTDLNGREIYYEKITASETRLSMENLASSIYFLNVTNENNIIKSFKIIKK; from the coding sequence ATGAAAATCTTTTTTTATCTTTTTTTAATGCTAGCCATACAAAAAGGGTACGGTCAAAGCAGCATTTTATCTTCTGGGGGTAATGCTTCAGGACCCGGAGGTACAGTGAGTTATTCCATCGGTCAGGTGGTTTATTCTACTGCATCCGGGACAGGAGGTTCTTTGCAACAAGGAGTACAGCAAGCGTTTGACATTTCTACTTCAACCGGTGATGAATTTGCGAGTATCAGTTTGCTGGTAAAGGTATATCCCAATCCGACAACATCGCATGTGTATTTGAAAATCGAAGATAATGGGGAGTCGATCATTCAGGATTTGATTTATCAACTGACAGACTTAAATGGAAGAGAAATATACTACGAAAAAATAACAGCATCAGAAACACGCCTAAGTATGGAAAACTTAGCTTCTTCCATTTACTTTCTGAATGTAACCAACGAAAACAACATCATAAAATCTTTTAAAATCATAAAAAAATGA